One window of Drosophila busckii strain San Diego stock center, stock number 13000-0081.31 chromosome 3L, ASM1175060v1, whole genome shotgun sequence genomic DNA carries:
- the LOC108600699 gene encoding cell division cycle protein 27 homolog, producing the protein MMIQEPVQAAIWHCLNHYDHKDAVFLAERLCSEVESDETIFLLATSYYRSNQLHQAFWLLTNKLRRSAQCRYLQAKCAYELKKYAEAESALVPSGFADTKNFDEVQREFGDLACFAYQLIAQICDRTERQKLGITALRRALKLNPFMWQAFADLCLLGQDTDTAAIFQIPSTDVFNTCLGSNAMLPFSEQHLQQQQQETLLLSNHILSTPVEQQQSNNNMVTPQNFFTPNNNITNNNINNNNNLNSSISLLRGGGTVQNSSMMLLEDTPMGNANGPEQSTQQQQQQLYDANGTPFRKQFKYLSAISPLTPSFGVMPLTSPCDPNLSLSTYSPTPQLLAEVNQEPKIISKKLKTHVGSLINRQEKSKPAVFTQAGNITPRTPNNLVTNAPPNANAAVRRSSRLFSNSAYSVKENNKSSNITNNNNNNNNNNKFVQPRSPPRKTKSSRMPKICLSNELFEEKAHQQARKDKEKIETITSSSNRAAEEAKVLLNNSLNNAQTMAHQLLQLKKQSADGLMALLRDLGEAYKLLMGYQCRAAIKQLETIIPKHHFDSCWVQSLIGLSHYELRDYDSAVQVFRHIHESEPCRLDYMEIYSTSLWHLQQEVALSALAQDLVSQDKRSPITWCVAGNCFSLHKEHETAIKFFKRAVQVDPDFVYSYTLLGHELVLTEEFDKAMDYFRAAVARDPRHYNSWFGIGTIYSKQEKYELAELHYVKALKINPQNSVILVHIGAMQFFMKKKEKALQTFNTAATLDPNPLARFHRASIHFSLGKYQEALRELEELKEIVPKESVVFYLIGKIHKTLGNMDLALMHFSWATDLDPKGVPNQIKDVFNTMGNPCCTASDTALDVDFDPTSERSDDSTQAQQDVNYDSDY; encoded by the exons ATGATGATACAAGAGCCTGTTCAG GCCGCCATATGGCACTGTCTTAACCATTATGACCATAAAGATGCTGTCTTTCTGGCGGAGCGTCTCTGCTCTGAAG TGGAAAGCGAtgaaacaatatttttgctggcCACCAGCTATTATCGATCAAATCAACTGCATCAAGCCTTTTGGCTGCTCACAAATAAATTACGACGCTCAGCGCAGTGTCGATATCTGCAGGCTAAGTGTGCCTATGAACTGAAAAAGTACGCGGAGGCGGAAAGTGCGCTCGTACCCAGTGGCTTTGCGGACACAAAGAACTTTGATGAAGTGCAGCGCGAGTTTGGTGATCTGGCCTGCTTTGCGTATCAGTTAATAGCACAAATTTGTGATCGTACCGAACGTCAAAAGCTGGGGATTACTGCGTTACGACGCGCCCTGAAGCTAAATCCGTTTATGTGGCAGGCGTTTGCCGACCTGTGCCTGCTGGGTCAGGACACGGATACGGCAGCAATATTCCAAATACCTAGCACTGATGTGTTCAACACTTGTCTGGGCAGCAATGCCATGCTGCCCTTCAGCGAACAGCatctacagcagcaacagcaggagaCGCTGCTGCTAAGCAATCATATACTAAGCACACCCGtggaacagcagcagagcaataACAACATGGTTACACCACAGAATTTCTTTacgcccaacaacaacataacaaacaataacatcaacaataataacaacctTAATAGCAGCATCAGTTTGCTGAGAGGTGGTGGCACCGTACAGAATTCCAGTATGATGCTGCTGGAAGATACGCCCATGGGCAATGCCAATGGCCCGGAGCAgtcgacgcagcagcagcagcagcagctttacgACGCCAATGGCACTCCATTtcgcaagcaatttaaatatctttCCGCCATATCGCCGCTGACGCCCAGCTTTGGTGTGATGCCGTTGACAAGTCCCTGCGACCCGAATCTCAGCTTGTCCACATACTCGCCCACGCCACAACTGCTGGCTGAAGTGAATCAGGAGCCCAAGATCATAAGCAAGAAGCTCAAGACGCATGTCGGGAGCCTCATTAATCGCCAGGAGAAGAGCAAGCCTGCTGTATTTACGCAAGCTGGCAACATAACGCCGCGTACGCCCAACAATCTGGTTACCAATGCGCCTcccaatgccaatgcagcaGTGCGTCGAAGTTCGCGGCTCTTTAGCAATAGCGCCTACTCTGTTAAGGAAAATAACAAGTCGTCAAACATtaccaacaataataataacaataacaacaacaataagtttgTGCAACCACGCTCGCCTCCACGCAAAACCAAATCCTCACGCATGCCCAAAATCTGCCTGAGCAACGAGCTTTTCGAAGAGAAAGCGCATCAGCAGGCGCGCAAGGATAAAGAGAAAATTGAGACTATAACCTCGTCATCGAATCGTGCTGCGGAGGAGGCCAAGGTGCTGCTAAACAATAGTTTAAACAATGCCCAGACCATGGCACatcagttgctgcagctgaagaagCAATCGGCGGACGGACTAATGGCGCTGCTGCGCGATCTTGGCGAGGCCTATAAACTGCTGATGGGCTATCAGTGTCGAGCGGCAATCAAGCAGCTGGAGACGATCATACCAAAGCATCACTTTGACTCCTGTTGGGTGCAATCTCTCATTGGACTCAGCCACTATGAGCTCCGCGATTATGACAGTGCCGTGCAAGTGTTTAGGCACATACACGAGTCTGAACCTTGTCGACTGGACTACATGGAGATCTATTCTACATCTTTGTGGCATCTGCAACAGGAGGTTGCGCTCTCGGCGCTGGCGCAGGACCTTGTGAGTCAGGACAAGCGTAGTCCGATCACTTGGTGCGTGGCGGGAAATTGCTTCTCGCTGCACAAGGAGCATGAAACCGCCATCAAGTTCTTTAAGCGTGCCGTGCAAGTGGATCCAGACTTTGTCTACAGCTATACGTTGCTGGGACATGAGCTCGTGCTCACCGAGGAGTTTGACAAGGCCATGGACTACTTCCGAGCGGCGGTGGCGCGTGATCCTAGGCACTACAATTCCTGGTTTGGCATTGGCACCATATATTCCAAGCAAGAGAAGTATGAGCTGGCCGAGTTGCACTACGTCAAGGCATTGAAGATTAATCCGCAGAATTCAGTCATATTGGTGCATATTGGCGCCATGCAATTCTTTATGAAGAAGAAGGAGAAGGCACTGCAGACTTTTAACACCGCAGCTACCTTGGATCCCAATCCGCTGGCGCGTTTCCATCGCGCCTCAATACATTTCTCGCTGGGCAAGTATCAGGAGGCGTTACGTGAGCTCGAAGAGCTGAAGGAGATTGTGCCGAAGGAGTCTGTGGTATTTTATCTGATTGgtaaaatacacaaaacgcTTGGCAACATGGACTTGGCACTTATGCACTTTAGCTGGGCAACCGATCTGGACCCCAAAGGCG
- the LOC108600700 gene encoding mediator of RNA polymerase II transcription subunit 4 translates to MSFHLSTKERLLLLIDDMEMISKELIEQAHQKVSSAELADLLDLLVAKDEEFRKMLELAEEQAKVEEAMDNLRAKVEIHDREIQKLQKSLKEAELILSTAIFQARQKLASICQAKKRPVSSEELIKYAHRISSANAVSAPLTWCIGDLRRPYPTDIEMRNGLLGKSEQNINGGMVTHQNAIQSDSQRSLSGPGGSGGEVPNAIWQWNLGELHMIGAAGNSVALETRAHKESSAQDDVEVMSTDSSSSSSSDSQ, encoded by the exons ATGTCGTTTCATTTGAGCACCAAGgagcgtctgctgctgttgattgatGACATGGAAATGATATCCAAGGAGCTTATTGAGCAAGCCCATCAAAAAGTATCCAGTGCGGAACTTGCCGACTTACTGGACTTGTTGGTGGCCAAGGATGAGGAGTTTAGAAAAATGTTGGAGCTAGCTGAGGAGCAGGCCAAAGTGGAGGAAGCAATGGATAATCTACGCGCCAAGGTTGAAATACAT GATCGGGAAATACAAAAACTACAGAAGTCGCTAAAGGAGGCGGAGCTTATACTCTCAACAGCCATATTCCAAGCACGCCAGAAACTGGCGAGCATCTGTCAGGCAAAGAAGCGACCAGTTTCATCAGAGGAACTAATCAAATATGCCCATCGTATAAGCTCGGCTAATGCGGTCAGTGCTCCGCTCACATGGTGCATTGGCGATCTACGAAGACCTTATCCCACAGACATTGAAATGCGTAATGGACTCTTGGGCAAATCAGAGCAGAATATAAATGGGGGAATGGTAACACATCAGAATGCCATCCAGTCGGATTCCCAGAGGAGCTTAAGCGGGCCAGGTGGCAGTGGTGGCGAAGTGCCGAATGCAATCTGGCAGTGGAATCTAGGCGAGTTGCACATGATTGGTGCTGCAGGAAACTCTGTGGCACTGGAAACACGAGCTCACAAAGAATCTTCAGCGCAGGATGATGTCGAGGTCATGTCCACTGACAGCTCAAGTTCCAGCTCAAGCGATTCGCAGTAG